One Campylobacter concisus DNA segment encodes these proteins:
- a CDS encoding winged helix-turn-helix domain-containing protein, with product MSKNLEELIKQTLNKSGKLDCGTAFKIANKLGIEVGKVSDEATRLGVKIDNCELGQFGGLDKDRGKFTLSLKLKEVCDEKGRVFCEDAREMAAANGGLKTMRSTLRDYGFDVKYCQLGCFKEKKGKKMRVKTKTWIENDEGELIFGKGKTEVLDVIAEVGSISKAAEILGMNYKKCWSHLQILQKNLKEDLFTTKQGGGDSAGTTLNDRAYELINAYKQLQNDIEDYANKRFKELFLKQDDKKKDKK from the coding sequence ATGAGTAAAAATTTAGAAGAGCTAATAAAACAAACGCTAAATAAAAGCGGCAAACTTGACTGTGGCACGGCTTTTAAGATCGCAAACAAGCTTGGCATAGAAGTTGGCAAGGTAAGTGACGAGGCAACCAGACTTGGCGTCAAGATAGATAACTGCGAGCTTGGACAGTTTGGTGGCTTGGATAAAGACCGCGGTAAATTTACATTGTCACTAAAACTAAAAGAAGTGTGCGACGAAAAGGGCAGAGTTTTTTGCGAAGATGCAAGGGAGATGGCGGCAGCTAATGGCGGACTAAAGACCATGCGCTCGACGCTTAGAGACTACGGCTTTGACGTGAAGTACTGTCAGCTAGGCTGTTTTAAGGAAAAGAAAGGCAAAAAGATGAGAGTAAAGACAAAGACTTGGATAGAAAACGACGAGGGCGAGCTTATATTTGGCAAGGGTAAAACCGAAGTTTTAGACGTGATAGCCGAGGTTGGCTCGATATCAAAGGCAGCTGAAATTTTAGGCATGAACTATAAAAAATGCTGGTCGCATCTGCAAATTTTGCAAAAAAATTTAAAAGAAGATCTCTTTACGACCAAGCAAGGCGGCGGAGATAGCGCTGGCACTACGCTAAATGATAGAGCTTATGAGCTCATAAACGCTTATAAACAGCTTCAAAATGACATCGAAGACTATGCAAATAAGCGCTTTAAAGAGCTATTTTTAAAACAAGACGATAAGAAAAAAGATAAAAAATAA
- the fdhD gene encoding formate dehydrogenase accessory sulfurtransferase FdhD yields MEPIYKTQIIKYKGEQKAQVDDILVREIKLEIYINDKKFGAVMATPTDQKALAVGYLISENVITKPEDIIEVRLSTDELSVYVSAKVNEKCLEQFNEEKVIISGCGRSSTANIDPQAMAARAVKSGAKFNKDMILAQMKEFYTQCELYEMTGCVHTAKLFVSEDKFYIGEDIAQHNTIDKAVGKAVLDGANLANSFLMVSGRLSSEMVAKAVMHGIPALISRTAPTSLGVVIARKFELTLCGFARGENINVYSGEERIYE; encoded by the coding sequence ATGGAACCGATTTATAAAACGCAGATCATCAAATATAAAGGCGAGCAAAAAGCACAGGTTGATGATATTTTGGTGCGTGAGATCAAGCTTGAAATTTACATAAATGACAAAAAATTTGGTGCCGTTATGGCAACGCCAACGGATCAAAAGGCGCTTGCCGTGGGCTATTTAATCAGCGAAAACGTCATCACGAAGCCAGAAGACATAATAGAAGTTAGGCTCTCAACCGACGAGCTAAGCGTCTATGTAAGCGCCAAAGTGAACGAAAAATGCCTAGAGCAGTTTAACGAAGAGAAGGTCATAATAAGTGGCTGTGGCAGAAGCTCAACAGCAAATATTGACCCACAGGCGATGGCGGCAAGAGCCGTAAAAAGCGGGGCTAAATTTAACAAAGATATGATCCTTGCCCAAATGAAGGAGTTTTACACGCAGTGCGAGCTTTATGAGATGACTGGCTGCGTGCATACGGCAAAGCTCTTTGTGAGCGAAGATAAATTTTACATAGGCGAGGATATCGCTCAACACAACACGATCGATAAAGCCGTTGGCAAGGCCGTTTTAGACGGAGCTAACTTAGCAAATTCATTTTTGATGGTGAGTGGCAGGCTTAGTTCAGAGATGGTTGCAAAGGCCGTTATGCACGGCATCCCAGCGCTTATCTCAAGGACAGCGCCAACTAGCCTTGGCGTGGTGATCGCTCGTAAATTTGAGCTCACGCTTTGCGGCTTTGCAAGGGGCGAAAATATCAACGTTTATAGCGGCGAAGAGAGAATTTATGAGTAA
- a CDS encoding glycoside hydrolase family 24 protein produces the protein MDSFINSFNESKSITRVDKGMWVDGDRGVGVKTDGDIRILRIRAFMCAIKYGEGTSGNNGYEINVGGKLFTKDYGKDFSDHPRYYVKSVNSTAAGAYQIMPDTWDTIIKKYGKTYNITDFSPANQDKACLVLIKHTRDALKLIINDKIDEAVRSRTDSINKRLNREWASMPDSPYKQRTITMEEFLEHYMHHLELEKRDISDLAIDDEEIKRFLD, from the coding sequence ATGGATAGCTTTATAAACTCTTTTAATGAATCAAAGAGCATAACTAGAGTAGATAAAGGTATGTGGGTGGATGGGGATAGAGGGGTTGGGGTAAAGACGGATGGAGATATTAGAATCCTTAGAATAAGAGCCTTTATGTGTGCCATAAAATACGGCGAAGGAACAAGTGGAAATAACGGATACGAAATAAATGTCGGTGGAAAGTTATTTACTAAAGATTACGGAAAAGACTTTTCAGATCATCCAAGATATTATGTAAAATCTGTTAATTCAACTGCTGCCGGAGCCTATCAGATAATGCCTGATACTTGGGATACAATTATCAAAAAGTACGGAAAAACTTACAATATCACTGATTTTTCACCAGCAAATCAGGACAAAGCATGTCTTGTATTAATAAAACATACAAGAGACGCTCTAAAACTAATAATTAATGACAAAATTGATGAGGCAGTTAGGAGTAGAACAGACAGTATAAATAAAAGATTAAATCGAGAATGGGCTAGTATGCCAGATTCTCCATATAAACAGAGAACTATAACTATGGAAGAGTTTTTGGAACACTATATGCATCATTTGGAATTAGAAAAAAGAGACATAAGTGACTTGGCTATAGATGATGAAGAGATTAAAAGATTTTTAGATTAA
- a CDS encoding M23 family metallopeptidase codes for MSITPRNDANFKENLIDIIKLSYSADISKPFVSGDKLLMGYSFSLKDDLDAICTQIYGTNKPKVIEAARKTITNTTTKTVVSKIDAEKLFNDINDAARAAYTKASGGAGAELPEFKFSQDEQLNAILESKLKPLAADIKEKLRGSSLANLEEVKLTSSGTSNVSKEHVALLALLHISSKKNIDPALAKYIKSKSRFKAWFWLAFESFSGDNPHNLKLLRQKISAQFGLYESYENNKALSDSSSAASMERVSFGECIDLFTHLNISKAMYVTKHKNGKEHKEDVTHLEFIQKDEERSNGTASKCDGLFKPFAEKLNSLLSSETSKKFSTENIYCVNLTSSSTSNASRINKLLKRREEELYKQEDMLILCPIKTATPIRIFQPKKSNFTIVLASQTEFDCSELNPKELNPSRPNYGKLNLCELILTDFKFDSYEKENKGVSSDRDIKFKNAKTKSDSVILYKENDDGKDDKNKTKGACFTSVRQSSDEIEYKLEDGVVKMSHFKLPSSKDEYLNFNLLNFAKENNFTLRDDKDSAMFDMKLRLALGNNAEPTSTSSSSLALTLDNLIIENEKGEASDIDKVYLHHCGDKSIYESTSLVKNKDSDMKNSYRATFNIPIDRNDKKDTKLIVYSSDLSKIYDTKSIHAYTGTAIISIGYKDKSGGSYNHTNKVSLRDITDHIVNVVSDNEYPFKTNEEISLKAIYKQEKGDKRYKEVLWGYMVIKSIEYNEVSKEKPREVVELKDKKGKEIRFKISDLIKKDDLDKLKQGGHTIVFFAYLEGEKDKFKYKSVYGKNHIRIDIKIPLYIKFKDDKLIIYEFEHAIKEKSFKASLNHDDALVNKSGYLYIDKDISKQDINIYEDDKLTKGLKSEDSTNKRYQIYIDEANSTNYQNQSNTNQTGQTKINKDTKYGINLLSKDNMDSFINSFNESKSITRVDKGMWVDGDREALVKIEIGNEIVFPLKIKPLNDKGMEFDWTLMIGDTGESQAIFNWDRPGGRKHAARDLYADRIARTNANELAFTSNVEIVSIADGEVIKAGPFYYKTNHITIQYDTVEFGSFIIRYGEVDPSRVKVKVGDKVRKGQVIGYAGFMINNGKHPGIIKNEIVTMLHFEYFTNGANTKDAFTVTNDPNNKFKRRKDLADPIEILKEGYKNTFGEIL; via the coding sequence ATGTCTATAACCCCTAGAAATGATGCAAATTTTAAAGAAAACTTAATAGATATCATCAAACTATCATATAGCGCCGACATCAGCAAGCCATTTGTCTCTGGTGACAAGCTACTTATGGGATATAGCTTTAGCTTAAAAGACGACCTAGACGCGATATGCACTCAAATTTATGGTACCAACAAACCAAAAGTGATCGAGGCTGCTAGAAAAACTATAACAAACACTACAACAAAAACCGTAGTTTCAAAGATAGATGCAGAAAAACTTTTTAACGATATAAATGACGCTGCAAGGGCTGCTTATACAAAGGCGTCTGGTGGTGCAGGCGCAGAGTTGCCTGAGTTTAAATTTAGCCAAGATGAGCAGTTAAATGCCATATTAGAGTCAAAGCTAAAGCCACTAGCGGCTGATATAAAAGAGAAACTAAGAGGCTCATCGCTTGCAAATTTAGAAGAGGTCAAGCTCACTTCATCTGGGACATCTAATGTCTCAAAAGAGCATGTCGCACTTCTAGCCCTGCTTCACATAAGCAGTAAGAAAAATATCGACCCAGCTTTAGCAAAATACATCAAGAGCAAAAGTCGCTTTAAAGCGTGGTTTTGGCTAGCTTTTGAGAGCTTTAGCGGTGATAATCCACACAACCTTAAACTTTTAAGACAAAAGATATCAGCTCAGTTTGGCCTTTACGAGTCATACGAAAACAACAAGGCACTTAGCGACTCATCTAGCGCGGCTAGCATGGAGCGTGTCAGCTTTGGCGAGTGTATAGACCTCTTTACCCACCTAAATATCTCTAAAGCTATGTATGTAACAAAACACAAAAACGGCAAAGAGCACAAAGAAGACGTCACTCACTTAGAATTTATTCAAAAAGATGAAGAGAGATCAAACGGCACCGCTTCAAAGTGTGATGGGCTATTTAAGCCATTTGCTGAAAAGCTAAATTCTCTTTTGAGCTCTGAAACATCAAAGAAATTTAGCACCGAAAATATCTACTGCGTAAATTTAACATCCTCTTCTACATCTAACGCTTCAAGGATAAACAAACTCCTAAAAAGAAGAGAAGAAGAGCTTTATAAACAAGAAGATATGCTCATACTCTGCCCTATAAAGACGGCTACTCCTATTAGGATATTTCAGCCTAAAAAGAGCAACTTTACCATCGTGCTAGCCAGCCAAACAGAATTTGACTGCAGCGAGCTAAACCCAAAAGAGCTAAATCCTAGCAGACCAAACTATGGCAAGCTAAATTTATGCGAACTAATACTGACTGACTTTAAATTTGACTCTTATGAGAAAGAGAACAAAGGCGTTTCGTCTGATAGAGATATCAAATTTAAAAACGCAAAGACAAAGTCAGATAGCGTGATACTTTATAAAGAAAACGATGATGGCAAAGATGATAAAAACAAGACAAAGGGTGCTTGCTTTACTAGCGTGAGGCAAAGTAGCGATGAGATAGAGTACAAGCTAGAAGATGGCGTGGTAAAGATGAGCCACTTTAAGCTCCCCTCATCTAAAGATGAATATCTAAATTTCAACCTTCTAAATTTCGCTAAGGAGAATAACTTTACCCTTAGAGATGATAAAGACTCAGCTATGTTTGACATGAAGCTTCGTCTAGCTCTTGGTAATAATGCAGAACCTACATCAACATCTAGCTCAAGCCTAGCTCTAACACTAGATAATCTCATCATTGAAAACGAAAAAGGTGAAGCTAGTGATATAGATAAGGTATATCTTCACCACTGCGGTGATAAGAGTATATATGAGAGTACATCTTTAGTTAAAAATAAAGACTCAGATATGAAAAACTCATATAGGGCTACATTTAATATCCCTATAGATAGAAATGATAAGAAAGATACTAAGCTTATAGTCTATTCATCTGATCTAAGTAAAATTTATGATACTAAAAGCATACATGCCTATACTGGTACAGCTATCATATCTATAGGATATAAAGATAAAAGTGGTGGTAGCTATAACCATACAAACAAGGTATCTTTAAGAGATATAACAGATCATATAGTAAATGTAGTCTCTGATAATGAGTATCCATTTAAGACAAATGAAGAGATAAGCCTAAAGGCTATATATAAACAAGAAAAAGGAGACAAGAGATATAAAGAGGTACTTTGGGGATATATGGTGATAAAGAGCATAGAGTATAACGAAGTATCTAAAGAAAAACCTAGAGAGGTGGTAGAGCTAAAAGATAAAAAGGGTAAAGAGATAAGATTTAAAATTTCAGATCTTATAAAAAAAGATGATCTAGATAAGCTAAAGCAAGGTGGTCATACTATAGTATTTTTTGCATATCTTGAAGGGGAGAAGGATAAATTTAAATACAAAAGCGTATATGGTAAAAACCATATAAGGATAGATATAAAGATACCTCTATATATTAAATTTAAAGATGATAAGCTAATCATATATGAATTTGAGCATGCTATAAAAGAGAAGAGTTTTAAAGCTAGTCTAAATCATGATGATGCCTTAGTAAATAAAAGTGGCTACTTATATATAGATAAAGATATATCTAAGCAAGATATAAATATCTATGAAGATGACAAACTTACTAAAGGGCTAAAGAGTGAAGATAGTACAAATAAGAGATATCAAATTTACATAGATGAAGCAAATTCCACAAACTATCAAAACCAAAGCAATACAAACCAAACAGGTCAAACAAAGATAAATAAAGATACCAAGTATGGTATCAACCTACTAAGCAAAGATAATATGGATAGCTTTATAAACTCTTTTAATGAATCAAAGAGCATAACTAGAGTAGATAAAGGTATGTGGGTGGATGGGGATAGGGAAGCCTTAGTCAAGATAGAGATAGGAAATGAGATAGTCTTTCCACTAAAAATCAAGCCTTTAAATGATAAAGGTATGGAATTTGACTGGACACTTATGATAGGCGATACAGGAGAGAGTCAGGCTATATTTAATTGGGATAGACCTGGTGGCAGAAAGCATGCTGCAAGAGATCTATATGCAGACAGGATAGCTAGAACAAATGCAAATGAATTAGCTTTTACATCAAATGTAGAGATAGTATCTATAGCTGATGGCGAAGTAATAAAAGCTGGTCCTTTTTACTATAAAACCAATCATATAACGATACAATACGACACAGTAGAATTTGGTAGCTTCATAATTAGATATGGAGAGGTCGATCCTTCAAGAGTAAAAGTAAAAGTAGGTGACAAGGTGAGAAAAGGTCAGGTTATAGGATATGCAGGATTTATGATCAATAATGGAAAGCATCCAGGAATAATTAAAAACGAGATAGTAACTATGCTTCACTTTGAGTACTTTACAAATGGAGCCAACACAAAAGATGCCTTTACCGTCACAAATGATCCAAATAATAAATTTAAAAGGCGTAAAGACTTAGCAGATCCTATAGAGATACTAAAAGAGGGATATAAAAACACGTTTGGAGAGATACTATGA
- the murD gene encoding UDP-N-acetylmuramoyl-L-alanine--D-glutamate ligase — translation MRKSLFGYGGTTKAIAKNFVNDGLWDIYDDKFSEISKDEFGNALLPVSEFDPAKSSLEIPSPGIPPHHELIKKAKNLVSEYDYFYEIYKAHLPFNVWISGTNGKTTTTKMMQHLLESKGSVMGGNVGIALANLDPHAKIWILETSSFTLHYTKRAVPGIYVLLPITPDHLSWHGNMSEYEKAKLKPLVSMSETSVAIVPEIYASTPTKAKVIAYKDESDLARFCGVNLGDIAFKTPFLLDALLALAVEKILFDRCDVGLLNTFVIEANKLEELTDKMGRTWVNDTKATNIDASIQAVKRYKDHFMHLILGGDDKGVSMDELFENLSGLKVKIYAIGSNSDKLMNLADKFNVPALKCDFLQNAVNEISKELKKGEIALLSPAAASLDQFKSYAERGDKFKEFIKAL, via the coding sequence ATGAGAAAATCACTATTTGGCTATGGTGGCACGACAAAAGCTATCGCTAAAAACTTCGTAAACGACGGACTTTGGGATATCTATGATGATAAATTTAGCGAAATTTCAAAAGATGAGTTTGGTAACGCACTTTTGCCAGTTAGCGAATTTGACCCAGCAAAAAGCAGCCTAGAGATACCAAGCCCGGGCATCCCGCCTCACCACGAGCTTATCAAAAAAGCTAAAAATTTAGTTAGCGAATATGACTATTTTTATGAAATTTACAAGGCGCATTTGCCATTTAACGTCTGGATAAGCGGCACAAACGGCAAGACGACGACCACAAAGATGATGCAGCACCTGCTAGAGAGCAAGGGCTCAGTGATGGGCGGAAATGTCGGCATCGCGCTAGCAAATTTAGACCCGCACGCTAAAATTTGGATACTTGAGACTAGCTCATTTACGCTTCACTACACAAAGCGCGCCGTACCAGGAATTTACGTACTTTTGCCGATCACGCCAGATCATCTAAGCTGGCATGGTAACATGAGCGAGTATGAAAAAGCCAAGCTAAAGCCGCTTGTTAGCATGAGCGAAACTAGCGTAGCGATAGTGCCTGAAATTTACGCTAGCACGCCTACAAAGGCCAAAGTGATCGCCTATAAAGATGAGAGCGATCTTGCTCGTTTTTGCGGCGTAAATTTGGGCGATATAGCCTTTAAAACGCCATTTTTACTTGACGCACTGCTGGCACTTGCGGTTGAGAAAATTTTATTTGACCGCTGTGATGTAGGGCTTTTAAACACATTTGTCATCGAGGCAAACAAGCTTGAAGAGCTCACCGACAAGATGGGGCGAACTTGGGTCAATGACACAAAAGCGACCAACATAGACGCCAGCATTCAAGCCGTAAAACGCTACAAAGATCACTTCATGCACCTGATCTTAGGCGGCGACGACAAGGGCGTTAGCATGGACGAGCTATTTGAAAACTTAAGTGGGCTTAAGGTCAAAATTTACGCCATCGGCTCAAACAGCGACAAACTTATGAATTTAGCCGATAAATTTAACGTGCCTGCCCTAAAATGCGACTTTTTACAAAACGCTGTAAATGAGATAAGCAAAGAGCTAAAAAAAGGAGAGATAGCGCTTCTAAGCCCAGCAGCTGCGAGCCTTGATCAGTTTAAGAGCTACGCTGAGCGAGGAGATAAATTTAAAGAGTTTATAAAGGCTCTTTGA
- the mraY gene encoding phospho-N-acetylmuramoyl-pentapeptide-transferase produces the protein MFYYIYEILNFNIFQYITVRAGIAFFIAFILTAYLMPKFIAWAKAKNAAQPIYELAPQTHQKKAKTPTMGGLVFVFTAVIATIICARLDNAFVLASLFCLVCFTLLGYKDDYSKILGAKNHAGLSPKAKLFFQFLIAFLLAAFLYISKELNTEFYLPFYKQPIFDMKIFAIFFWTLVIVAASNAVNLTDGLDGLAAVPSIFSLLTLGVFAYICGHAVFSSYLLLPKIAGVGESVVVASALIGSLMGFLWFNCHPAEVFMGDSGSLSVGAYIGFMGVATKNEILLIIIGLIFVVETLSVILQVGSFKIFKRRIFLMAPIHHHFEIKGWAENKIIVRFWIIALLANLIALTALKIR, from the coding sequence ATGTTTTACTATATCTACGAAATTTTAAATTTTAATATCTTTCAGTATATCACCGTTCGCGCTGGCATCGCGTTTTTCATAGCATTTATCTTGACAGCTTATCTGATGCCTAAATTTATCGCCTGGGCAAAGGCAAAAAACGCCGCCCAGCCTATCTACGAGCTCGCGCCACAAACTCACCAAAAAAAGGCAAAAACGCCGACCATGGGCGGACTTGTCTTTGTCTTTACAGCCGTAATCGCCACGATCATCTGCGCTAGGCTTGATAACGCTTTCGTGCTAGCCTCGCTCTTTTGCCTAGTTTGCTTTACTTTGCTTGGTTATAAGGATGACTACAGCAAAATTTTAGGTGCTAAAAACCACGCCGGCCTAAGCCCAAAGGCAAAGCTCTTTTTTCAGTTTCTCATCGCCTTTTTACTCGCAGCCTTTTTATACATCAGCAAAGAGCTAAACACCGAGTTTTACCTGCCATTTTACAAGCAGCCGATCTTTGATATGAAAATTTTTGCCATTTTCTTTTGGACGCTAGTCATCGTCGCAGCCTCAAATGCGGTAAATTTAACAGACGGACTTGACGGACTTGCCGCGGTGCCATCGATATTTTCGCTTCTAACTCTTGGCGTTTTTGCCTACATCTGCGGTCACGCCGTCTTTAGCTCGTACCTGCTTTTGCCAAAGATCGCAGGCGTTGGCGAGAGCGTCGTCGTAGCCTCTGCGCTCATTGGCTCACTTATGGGCTTTTTGTGGTTTAACTGCCATCCGGCTGAAGTCTTTATGGGCGATAGCGGTAGCCTGAGCGTCGGCGCATATATCGGTTTTATGGGCGTTGCGACCAAAAACGAAATTTTGCTCATTATCATCGGCCTCATCTTTGTCGTTGAGACGTTAAGCGTCATCTTGCAAGTTGGTAGCTTTAAAATTTTTAAACGCAGAATTTTCCTCATGGCGCCTATACATCACCATTTTGAGATAAAAGGCTGGGCGGAAAATAAGATCATCGTGCGCTTTTGGATCATCGCGCTTTTAGCAAATTTGATCGCACTAACAGCGCTAAAGATCAGGTAG